A stretch of the Mycolicibacterium celeriflavum genome encodes the following:
- a CDS encoding ABC transporter ATP-binding protein — translation MPATEGDAADPDVLIDFAKVSLRRGGQVLVGPITWAVELDERWVVIGPNGAGKTSLLRIAAALEYPSSGTAYVLGERLGRTDMTELRARVGLSSSALSQRVPDGEVVRDLVVSAGYAVLGRWREQYDDTDYEQAVDMLESVGAEHLAERTYGTLSEGERKRVLIARSMMTDPELLLLDEPAAGLDLGGREELLARMEDLAADPDSPAMVLVTHHVEEIPRGFSHGLILSEGKVVDSGLLPDVLTAENLSKAFGQAITLEVVDGRYFARRARSRAAHRRRA, via the coding sequence GTGCCCGCCACCGAAGGAGATGCAGCCGACCCCGATGTGCTGATCGACTTCGCCAAGGTGTCGCTGCGGCGCGGCGGTCAGGTCCTGGTCGGGCCCATCACCTGGGCGGTCGAACTCGACGAACGCTGGGTGGTGATCGGTCCCAACGGTGCCGGTAAGACCTCGCTGCTGCGCATCGCCGCCGCACTGGAATATCCGTCGTCGGGGACGGCGTACGTGCTCGGCGAGCGACTCGGCCGCACGGACATGACCGAATTGCGGGCCCGCGTCGGACTCAGCAGTTCGGCGCTCTCGCAGCGGGTGCCCGACGGCGAGGTAGTGCGCGATCTGGTGGTCTCCGCCGGCTACGCGGTGCTGGGCCGGTGGCGCGAGCAGTACGACGACACCGACTACGAGCAGGCCGTCGACATGCTCGAGAGTGTCGGTGCCGAGCACCTGGCCGAACGCACGTACGGCACCTTGTCCGAAGGCGAGCGCAAGCGGGTGCTGATCGCGCGGTCGATGATGACCGACCCCGAACTGCTGTTGCTCGACGAACCCGCCGCCGGCCTGGACCTCGGCGGGCGTGAGGAACTCCTGGCCCGAATGGAGGACCTGGCGGCCGACCCGGACTCGCCGGCGATGGTGCTGGTGACCCACCACGTCGAGGAGATTCCGCGCGGCTTCTCCCACGGTCTGATCCTGTCCGAGGGCAAGGTCGTCGACTCGGGCCTGCTACCTGACGTGCTGACCGCCGAGAACCTGTCCAAGGCGTTCGGCCAGGCGATCACGCTCGAGGTCGTGGACGGTCGGTACTTCGCGCGGCGCGCCAGGAGCCGGGCCGCACACAGGAGGCGAGCATGA